In one Stenotrophomonas maltophilia genomic region, the following are encoded:
- a CDS encoding D-tagatose-bisphosphate aldolase, class II, non-catalytic subunit yields the protein MSPLQTLLASHRAGHNVGLYSVCCSNEQVLRAAMHVALAHDTVLLVEATSNQVDQFGGYTGMTPPQYRDYVGTLADEEGFPRTRLILGGDHLGPNAWQKRPAAEAMAHARVLIEAYVAAGFHKIHLDCSMSCADDPVPLPDATVAARSSELATIAERTAARLDLPAPVYVIGTEVPVPGGEASLAGGLQVTTPAAAAQTLAIHQQAFDTPELRDAWQRVIAMVVQPGVDFDHSSVHEYDPVAANALADFLEQQPRIVFEAHSTDYQRESGLHALVRDHFAILKVGPAATFAYREALFALAAIEQELLPAAQCSRLPQVLEEVMVAQPKYWQPYYQGDEATLRLLRSYSFSDRCRYYWGEPALLRAVQTLFSNLEQHTPPLVLLSQYLPEQYRAVRDGRLANTPTALVQHRIGQCLGEYARACSANQAGKRGQDTRSAAGIAANG from the coding sequence ATGTCCCCGTTGCAGACCCTGCTTGCCTCCCACCGCGCCGGCCACAATGTGGGCCTGTACAGCGTCTGCTGCAGCAACGAACAGGTGCTGCGCGCGGCCATGCACGTGGCACTGGCACACGACACGGTGCTGCTGGTCGAAGCCACCTCCAACCAGGTCGACCAGTTCGGCGGCTACACCGGCATGACGCCGCCGCAGTACCGCGACTATGTCGGCACGCTTGCGGATGAGGAAGGCTTTCCGCGCACGCGGCTGATCCTGGGCGGCGACCACCTCGGTCCGAACGCCTGGCAGAAGCGCCCCGCCGCCGAAGCGATGGCCCACGCGCGCGTGCTGATCGAAGCCTACGTGGCCGCCGGCTTCCACAAGATCCATCTGGACTGCAGCATGTCCTGCGCCGACGATCCGGTGCCGCTGCCTGATGCCACCGTGGCCGCGCGTTCGTCGGAACTGGCGACGATCGCCGAGCGCACGGCTGCCCGGCTCGACCTGCCGGCGCCGGTGTACGTGATCGGCACCGAAGTGCCCGTTCCCGGCGGCGAAGCCTCGCTGGCCGGTGGCCTGCAGGTGACCACGCCGGCAGCCGCCGCGCAGACCCTGGCCATCCACCAGCAGGCATTCGATACCCCCGAACTGCGCGATGCCTGGCAGCGCGTGATCGCGATGGTGGTGCAGCCGGGCGTTGACTTCGATCACAGCAGCGTGCACGAGTACGACCCGGTCGCCGCCAACGCGCTGGCCGACTTCCTCGAGCAGCAGCCGCGCATCGTGTTCGAGGCGCACTCCACCGACTACCAGCGCGAAAGCGGACTGCATGCGCTGGTCCGCGATCATTTCGCGATCCTCAAGGTCGGCCCCGCCGCCACCTTCGCCTATCGTGAGGCGCTGTTCGCGTTGGCAGCGATCGAACAGGAGCTGCTGCCGGCTGCGCAGTGCTCGCGCCTGCCACAGGTGCTGGAGGAGGTGATGGTGGCGCAGCCGAAGTACTGGCAGCCCTACTACCAGGGTGACGAGGCGACACTGCGCCTGTTGCGCAGTTATTCCTTCAGTGACCGCTGCCGCTACTACTGGGGCGAACCGGCACTGCTGCGCGCCGTGCAGACGCTGTTCTCCAACCTGGAGCAGCACACGCCACCGTTGGTGCTGCTGAGCCAGTACCTGCCGGAGCAGTACCGCGCCGTGCGTGACGGCCGCCTGGCCAACACGCCGACGGCCCTGGTGCAGCACCGCATCGGCCAGTGCCTGGGCGAGTATGCCCGCGCCTGCAGCGCCAACCAGGCAGGCAAGCGCGGTCAGGACACACGATCCGCTGCCGGCATTGCTGCGAACGGCTAA
- a CDS encoding SIS domain-containing protein, with amino-acid sequence MDVTLLSDVSAWQRRGGADTATEIAQQPALWDALAQDLLQARERLQAFLGDRLDNPDQRVLFTGAGSSGFIAEMVADAINAQWAADVRVVHTTSLLTHPALYLQRDRPTLLVSFGRSGSSPESVAAVDRVRSDVDDARFLDITCNADGELARRGAGRADTCTLLMPSASCDRAFAMTSSLTCMLLAALTVFDRSPWQTRVARLTQLAALVREGQAQWDAPVAALAQRPFNRVIYLGSGPLEALARECALKVLELTAGRVLALANTPLGFRHGPKSTLDGSTLVIVLRSVQPLARRYEQDLLDELRRDGVAGQVLAIGPHSDIGADDDYTLAVPVLEPVLDDPWLAPVWLAFGQLFALQRSAALGLTPDNPFPDGTVNRVVKGVTIHHG; translated from the coding sequence ATGGACGTCACCCTGCTTTCCGATGTGTCCGCCTGGCAGCGCCGGGGCGGAGCCGATACCGCTACTGAAATCGCCCAGCAGCCAGCACTGTGGGACGCGCTTGCACAGGATCTGCTGCAGGCCCGCGAACGCCTGCAGGCCTTCCTGGGCGACCGCCTCGACAATCCCGATCAGCGCGTGTTGTTCACTGGCGCCGGTAGTTCCGGCTTCATCGCCGAGATGGTGGCCGATGCGATCAACGCGCAGTGGGCCGCTGACGTCCGTGTGGTGCATACCACCAGCCTGCTGACCCATCCGGCGCTGTATCTGCAACGCGACCGCCCCACCCTGCTGGTTTCGTTCGGCCGCAGTGGCTCCAGCCCGGAAAGCGTGGCAGCGGTGGACCGTGTGCGCAGCGACGTGGATGACGCACGCTTCCTCGACATCACCTGCAACGCTGATGGCGAACTGGCCCGGCGCGGTGCCGGCCGTGCCGATACCTGCACCCTGTTGATGCCGTCGGCCAGCTGCGACCGTGCCTTTGCGATGACCAGCAGCCTGACCTGCATGCTGCTGGCCGCGCTGACCGTGTTCGACCGTTCACCGTGGCAGACGCGGGTGGCGCGCCTGACGCAGCTCGCTGCGCTGGTCCGCGAAGGCCAGGCGCAGTGGGATGCACCGGTGGCCGCGCTGGCACAGCGCCCCTTCAACCGCGTCATCTACCTGGGCAGCGGTCCGCTGGAAGCGCTGGCGCGCGAGTGCGCGCTGAAGGTGCTGGAGCTGACCGCCGGCCGCGTGCTGGCGCTGGCCAACACGCCGCTCGGCTTCCGCCACGGCCCGAAATCCACGCTGGATGGCAGCACCCTGGTGATCGTGCTGCGCAGCGTGCAGCCGCTTGCACGCCGCTACGAGCAGGATCTGCTGGACGAGCTGCGCCGCGATGGCGTGGCCGGCCAGGTGCTGGCCATCGGCCCGCATTCGGACATCGGTGCCGACGATGACTACACCCTCGCCGTACCCGTCCTGGAGCCGGTTCTGGATGATCCCTGGCTGGCGCCGGTGTGGCTGGCCTTCGGCCAGCTGTTCGCACTGCAGCGCTCGGCCGCGCTGGGGCTGACCCCGGACAATCCGTTCCCCGACGGCACGGTGAACCGCGTGGTCAAGGGTGTCACCATCCACCATGGCTGA
- a CDS encoding TIM-barrel domain-containing protein: MEICIRRSPLMLALLPVLLLASMSAHAEPIGNLRSVTASKAGTPAWDLQTDTGARVRIELPAADIVRVQAGRKGVLTGAGDKAAPIVLPQPSADVQAQLEEDAQEIRLRTGALVLHVQRQPLRLRLERLDNGQPTALWQELQPLDLDAAQSVQVLSSQPDEGFFGGGQQNGRYQFKGRELEVSYSGGWEEGDRPSPAPMLLSSRGWGMLRNTWSDGSYDLRQPDQSTLLHREDRFDAYYFVGADLPALIERYTQLTGRPNMVARWALSYGDADCYNDGDNAKKPGTVPEGWSDGPTGTTPDVVDSVAKQYRAHDMPGGWILPNDGYGCGYKQLPETVKGLAGYGFRTGLWTENGVDKIAWEVGKAGSRVQKLDVAWTGKGYQFAMDANRQAFNGIVDNSDSRPFLWTVMGWAGIQRYAVAWTGDQSSSWDYIRWHVPTLVGSGLSGMAYASGDVDAIFGGSAETYTRDLQWKAFTPVLMGMSGWSSNARKHPWWYDEPYRSINRDYLKLKMRLTPYMYGLVHDAAQTGAPPVRGLMWDYPRDPHAQDETYKYQFLLGRDLLIAPVYRSQAASRGWRRDIHLPAGGWIDYWDGRRMQAGAEGRQLDRQVDLATLPVFVRAGAILPMYPSMLFDGEKPLDEVTFDLYPQGDSQYTLYEDDGNTRRYQQGESSTQQIRVQAPAQGSGPVQVQIAAVQGTYQGQLAQRRYGLRVLSRQAPRAVQAGARVLPALADAAAFNGADEGWYFDARERGGTVHVRTATQDIRQPLQVQLDFAVTAAAADDAYPAAPVLGRELPADSLLVVNRPAEEPGHPLENAFDDDPSTWFRSVRNQAVRTGAHEWVVGFGERRMIDGIELAPRNDKNWKHGQVRDYEVYLGDSNGEWGEPIARGRLQLKEGMQRIDFPAHAGRLLRFRVLSVQNPEGDGASSTDPMVTAAQGSARAFDALQPRDVGPIALSTFHILEHQEPERPARQRYLSELPVPAALASQVRADQAFRGEAGMRMNGLQFRRGLGVGANSRIDLRLQGGWRLLRADLGIDDACRSAGGLQFQVWGDNRLLYDSGLVKAPGVVKPELDIRGLTTLSLRTLGAQGSQPAQVCANWANAVLIGQEGDSASIVAP, from the coding sequence GTGGAAATCTGCATTCGTCGCTCGCCGCTGATGCTGGCCCTGTTGCCGGTGCTGCTGCTGGCGTCCATGTCGGCCCACGCCGAACCCATCGGCAACCTGCGCTCGGTCACCGCCAGCAAGGCGGGCACGCCCGCCTGGGACCTGCAGACCGACACCGGCGCGCGTGTGCGCATCGAACTGCCGGCTGCCGACATTGTCCGTGTACAGGCGGGGCGCAAGGGGGTACTGACCGGAGCCGGCGACAAGGCCGCGCCGATCGTGCTGCCCCAGCCCAGTGCCGACGTGCAGGCACAGCTGGAAGAAGATGCGCAGGAGATCCGTCTGCGCACCGGCGCACTCGTGCTGCACGTACAGCGCCAGCCGCTGCGCCTGCGGTTGGAGCGTCTGGACAATGGCCAGCCCACTGCGTTGTGGCAGGAGCTGCAGCCGCTGGACCTGGATGCTGCACAGAGCGTGCAGGTACTCTCGTCGCAGCCCGACGAAGGATTCTTCGGCGGCGGCCAGCAGAATGGCCGTTACCAGTTCAAGGGACGCGAGCTTGAGGTGTCCTACTCCGGCGGCTGGGAAGAGGGTGATCGACCGAGCCCGGCGCCGATGCTGCTGAGCAGCCGCGGCTGGGGCATGCTGCGCAATACGTGGAGCGACGGCAGCTACGACCTGCGCCAGCCCGATCAGTCCACCCTGCTGCATCGCGAAGATCGTTTCGACGCCTACTACTTCGTCGGTGCCGATCTGCCGGCATTGATCGAGCGCTACACGCAGCTGACCGGCCGTCCCAACATGGTCGCGCGCTGGGCGCTGTCCTATGGCGATGCCGATTGCTACAACGACGGCGACAACGCGAAGAAGCCGGGCACCGTGCCCGAGGGCTGGAGCGATGGCCCGACCGGCACCACGCCTGACGTGGTCGACAGCGTGGCCAAGCAGTACCGGGCACACGACATGCCCGGTGGCTGGATCCTGCCCAACGACGGCTATGGCTGCGGCTACAAGCAGCTGCCCGAGACGGTGAAGGGTCTGGCCGGATACGGCTTCCGCACCGGCCTGTGGACGGAGAACGGTGTCGACAAGATCGCCTGGGAAGTCGGCAAGGCCGGCAGCCGTGTACAGAAGCTGGATGTGGCCTGGACCGGCAAGGGCTATCAGTTCGCGATGGATGCCAACCGCCAGGCGTTCAATGGCATCGTCGACAATTCCGATTCGCGTCCCTTCCTGTGGACGGTGATGGGCTGGGCCGGCATCCAGCGTTACGCGGTCGCCTGGACCGGTGACCAGAGCAGCAGTTGGGATTACATCCGCTGGCACGTGCCGACCCTGGTCGGCTCGGGATTGTCCGGCATGGCCTATGCCAGTGGCGATGTCGATGCGATCTTCGGCGGCAGCGCCGAGACCTACACCCGCGACCTGCAGTGGAAGGCCTTCACTCCGGTACTGATGGGCATGAGTGGCTGGTCGTCGAACGCGCGCAAGCACCCGTGGTGGTACGACGAACCCTACCGCAGCATCAACCGCGACTATCTGAAACTGAAGATGCGGCTGACGCCGTACATGTACGGGCTGGTGCACGACGCCGCGCAGACAGGCGCGCCGCCGGTGCGTGGGTTGATGTGGGATTACCCGCGCGATCCGCACGCGCAGGACGAAACCTACAAGTATCAGTTCCTGCTGGGCCGTGATCTGCTGATCGCACCGGTCTACCGCAGCCAGGCGGCCAGCCGTGGCTGGCGGCGCGACATCCATCTGCCGGCCGGTGGATGGATCGACTACTGGGACGGCCGCCGCATGCAGGCCGGCGCCGAGGGCCGCCAGCTCGACCGTCAGGTCGACCTGGCCACGCTGCCGGTGTTCGTGCGCGCCGGGGCCATCCTGCCGATGTATCCGTCGATGCTGTTCGATGGCGAGAAGCCGCTGGACGAGGTCACCTTCGATCTCTATCCGCAGGGCGATTCGCAGTACACGCTGTACGAAGACGACGGCAACACCCGCCGCTACCAGCAGGGCGAATCGAGCACGCAGCAGATCCGCGTGCAGGCGCCGGCACAGGGCAGTGGCCCGGTCCAGGTGCAGATCGCGGCCGTGCAGGGCACCTACCAGGGCCAGCTGGCGCAGCGTCGCTACGGCCTGCGCGTGTTGAGCCGGCAGGCCCCGCGCGCAGTGCAGGCCGGCGCCCGTGTGCTGCCCGCGCTGGCCGACGCGGCAGCCTTCAACGGTGCCGACGAAGGCTGGTATTTCGATGCCCGTGAGCGTGGCGGCACCGTCCATGTGCGTACCGCCACGCAGGATATCCGCCAGCCACTGCAGGTGCAGCTGGACTTCGCCGTGACCGCCGCCGCTGCGGACGATGCTTATCCGGCCGCGCCGGTGCTCGGCCGCGAGCTGCCGGCCGACAGCCTGCTGGTGGTCAACCGCCCAGCGGAAGAGCCTGGCCATCCGCTGGAGAACGCGTTCGACGATGACCCGTCCACCTGGTTCCGCAGCGTGCGCAACCAGGCCGTGCGCACCGGCGCCCACGAATGGGTGGTCGGCTTCGGTGAGCGCCGGATGATCGACGGCATCGAGCTGGCGCCACGCAACGACAAGAACTGGAAGCATGGCCAGGTTCGCGACTACGAGGTGTACCTGGGCGACAGCAATGGCGAATGGGGCGAGCCGATCGCCCGGGGCCGGCTGCAGTTGAAGGAAGGAATGCAGCGCATCGACTTCCCCGCACACGCCGGTCGCCTGCTGCGTTTCCGGGTGCTGAGCGTGCAGAACCCCGAAGGTGACGGCGCCAGCAGCACCGACCCGATGGTCACTGCGGCACAGGGCAGCGCCCGCGCGTTCGACGCGTTGCAGCCACGCGATGTCGGCCCGATCGCGCTGTCCACCTTCCACATCCTCGAGCACCAGGAACCGGAGCGACCGGCCCGGCAGCGCTATCTCTCCGAGCTGCCGGTGCCGGCCGCGCTGGCCAGCCAGGTGCGCGCCGACCAGGCGTTCCGTGGCGAGGCCGGCATGCGCATGAACGGCCTGCAGTTCCGCCGTGGCCTGGGAGTGGGCGCGAACAGCCGCATCGACCTGCGTCTGCAGGGCGGCTGGCGCCTGCTGCGTGCGGATCTGGGCATTGATGATGCCTGCCGCAGCGCAGGCGGCCTGCAGTTCCAGGTCTGGGGCGACAACCGCCTGCTCTACGACAGCGGCCTGGTGAAGGCGCCCGGCGTGGTCAAGCCGGAGCTGGACATCCGTGGCCTTACCACCCTGAGCCTGCGCACGCTGGGTGCGCAGGGCAGTCAACCCGCCCAGGTCTGTGCCAACTGGGCCAACGCCGTGCTGATCGGCCAGGAGGGCGACTCCGCCAGCATCGTCGCCCCATGA
- a CDS encoding N-acetylglucosamine-6-phosphate deacetylase encodes MTDTRSLHGRILTPLGWRRGHVHFDSHVRQLQVDDHSGGDDPQLQVILPGFIDLHVHGAAGVDLMQGGDVARTIARTHLRFGTTTLLATTLTAGLDEIEYALQGVAATMAAPDDEAACIAGVHLEGPFISPQRLGAQPNRTIEATLALVQQLHALAPIRVMTLAPEIGEHTALIPALSAMGIRVQLGHSAGTYEEGVAALQAGASGFTHLFNGMTGVDHYRPGIAAAALAHARYAEIIPDLQHIHPGVIRLAARAIPRLYAVTDATAATGMPDGEYALGEQRVHKCGGCVRLATGSLAGSALTMDQALRNLVRVGLDLADASQRVSTFPADYLGLGDRGRIAPDARADLVVLDAGLRLQQVVVGGRVVELH; translated from the coding sequence ATGACCGACACCCGTTCCCTGCATGGCCGCATCCTCACCCCGCTGGGGTGGCGACGTGGGCATGTCCACTTCGACTCGCATGTGCGCCAGCTGCAGGTGGACGACCACAGCGGCGGTGATGACCCGCAGCTGCAGGTGATCCTTCCCGGTTTCATCGATCTGCATGTGCACGGCGCTGCCGGTGTAGACCTGATGCAGGGCGGCGACGTCGCCCGCACCATCGCCCGCACCCACCTGCGCTTTGGTACCACCACGCTGCTGGCGACCACCCTGACCGCCGGCCTGGACGAGATCGAGTACGCCCTGCAGGGCGTGGCCGCCACCATGGCAGCACCGGACGACGAGGCCGCATGCATCGCCGGCGTGCATCTGGAAGGGCCGTTCATCAGCCCTCAGCGCCTGGGCGCACAGCCCAACCGTACGATCGAGGCGACGCTGGCGCTGGTGCAGCAGCTGCATGCGCTGGCACCGATCCGGGTGATGACGCTGGCGCCGGAGATCGGCGAACACACGGCGCTGATTCCTGCGCTTTCGGCGATGGGCATCCGTGTGCAGCTCGGCCACAGCGCGGGTACTTACGAAGAAGGTGTGGCTGCTCTGCAGGCGGGTGCATCCGGCTTCACCCATCTGTTCAACGGCATGACCGGCGTCGATCACTATCGCCCGGGCATCGCGGCGGCGGCGCTCGCCCATGCACGTTACGCCGAGATCATTCCCGACCTGCAGCACATCCATCCCGGCGTGATCCGCCTGGCCGCGCGCGCGATTCCGCGCCTGTACGCGGTGACCGACGCTACGGCCGCCACCGGCATGCCGGATGGCGAGTACGCGCTGGGCGAACAGCGCGTGCACAAGTGTGGCGGTTGCGTGCGGCTGGCGACCGGTTCGCTGGCCGGCAGCGCGCTGACCATGGACCAGGCACTGCGCAACCTGGTGCGTGTGGGGCTGGATCTGGCCGACGCCTCGCAGCGCGTTTCCACGTTCCCGGCCGACTACCTGGGCCTGGGCGATCGCGGTCGCATCGCGCCCGACGCCCGCGCCGATCTGGTGGTGCTGGACGCTGGACTGCGCCTGCAGCAGGTGGTGGTGGGTGGCCGGGTGGTCGAGCTGCACTGA
- a CDS encoding sugar porter family MFS transporter — MTASTAPRWPVRYLLFIGGLGGLLYGIDIGIIAGALPYLEATASQAWQLSSQQLGFVVAAVLLGSVLSSLFAGMVADLIGRRGAMLLAGVLFTASIPIMALASGYTPLLLGRLLQGISGGLIGVVVPLYLAEVLSPERRGRGAAMFQLLLTIGLVLAALIGLYHAQAVDAAAETVRSLPLAQQAQELFAVKDHAWRTIFWSCLTPGLVFCAGIFWLSESPRWLVRRGRVDDARRSLLRVLPAAEVEPTLARIQAPESSGTNGRRDPLLSRRYVVPFVLACVVLACTQATGINSVLAYAVNILNQAGLSGSVANGADVAIKLLNAVMTVVALLLVDRKGRKFLLMLGSGGICVALLAAATLFFQAERSRADVQPQLQAAASGDGLHLVLDEAQWQRLTDGIDSEGRPMQLTVSYAYGDFTNVRALRSDNLIDRELRIDRAGTVQPDSVIGAFFRTLHLNPFADPAGAAHAPLRIEQARIGPVPTPAHGWAVAACILVFVAFFAVGPGVCVWLALSELMPNRIRSNGMSIALLINQFVSTTIAAIFLPTVGHYGYASMFLFWAACTFVFFLVAAFWLPETKGRSLEEIEARFATRQR; from the coding sequence ATGACTGCAAGCACCGCTCCGCGCTGGCCCGTACGCTATCTGCTCTTCATCGGCGGCCTCGGCGGCCTGCTGTACGGCATCGATATCGGCATCATTGCCGGTGCCCTGCCCTATCTGGAAGCGACCGCCAGCCAGGCCTGGCAGCTCAGCAGCCAGCAGCTGGGATTCGTCGTTGCAGCCGTTCTGCTGGGCAGTGTGCTGTCCTCTTTGTTTGCCGGCATGGTGGCCGATCTGATCGGACGCCGCGGCGCGATGCTGCTGGCTGGCGTTCTGTTCACCGCCTCCATTCCCATCATGGCGCTCGCTTCGGGCTACACGCCGCTGCTGCTGGGCCGACTGCTGCAGGGCATCAGCGGCGGCCTGATCGGAGTGGTGGTACCCCTGTACCTGGCCGAGGTGCTCAGTCCGGAGCGGCGTGGCCGGGGTGCAGCGATGTTCCAGCTGCTGCTGACCATCGGACTGGTGCTGGCGGCGCTGATCGGCCTGTACCACGCCCAGGCCGTGGATGCCGCTGCCGAAACCGTGCGCTCGCTGCCGCTGGCACAGCAGGCGCAGGAACTGTTCGCCGTGAAGGACCATGCGTGGCGGACCATCTTCTGGAGCTGCCTGACGCCGGGCCTGGTGTTCTGTGCCGGCATTTTCTGGCTGTCGGAGTCGCCGCGCTGGCTGGTCCGCCGTGGTCGGGTGGACGACGCCCGTCGCAGCCTGCTGCGGGTGCTGCCGGCCGCCGAGGTCGAGCCCACGCTCGCGCGCATCCAGGCACCGGAATCCAGTGGCACGAACGGCAGGCGTGATCCGCTGCTCAGCCGCCGCTACGTGGTGCCCTTCGTGCTGGCCTGCGTGGTCCTGGCCTGCACCCAGGCCACCGGCATCAACTCGGTGCTCGCCTATGCGGTGAACATCCTCAACCAGGCGGGCCTGTCCGGTTCGGTGGCCAATGGCGCCGACGTGGCGATCAAGCTGCTCAATGCGGTGATGACCGTGGTCGCGCTGCTGCTGGTGGATCGCAAGGGCCGCAAGTTCCTGCTGATGCTCGGCAGCGGCGGTATCTGCGTGGCGCTGCTGGCCGCCGCCACCCTGTTTTTCCAGGCCGAACGCAGCCGCGCCGATGTGCAGCCGCAGCTGCAGGCCGCAGCCAGCGGCGATGGCCTGCATCTGGTACTGGACGAGGCACAGTGGCAACGCCTCACTGACGGCATCGACAGCGAAGGCCGTCCGATGCAGCTGACCGTGTCCTACGCCTATGGCGACTTCACCAACGTGCGCGCACTTCGCAGTGACAACCTGATCGATCGCGAGCTGCGCATCGACCGTGCCGGCACCGTGCAGCCGGACAGCGTCATCGGCGCCTTCTTCCGCACCCTGCACCTGAATCCGTTCGCAGACCCGGCCGGCGCCGCGCACGCACCACTGCGCATCGAGCAGGCGCGGATCGGACCGGTGCCAACGCCGGCCCACGGCTGGGCGGTGGCCGCCTGCATCCTCGTGTTCGTTGCCTTCTTCGCGGTGGGCCCTGGCGTCTGCGTATGGCTGGCACTGTCCGAGCTGATGCCCAACCGGATCCGCTCCAATGGCATGAGCATCGCGCTGCTGATCAATCAGTTCGTGTCCACCACCATCGCCGCGATCTTCCTGCCGACCGTGGGCCACTATGGCTACGCCAGCATGTTCCTGTTCTGGGCGGCATGCACATTCGTGTTCTTCCTGGTGGCTGCGTTCTGGCTGCCGGAAACCAAGGGCAGGTCGCTGGAGGAAATCGAGGCCAGATTCGCGACCAGGCAGCGCTGA
- a CDS encoding DeoR family transcriptional regulator, which yields MRNTRSRRQQILQLLIEHGSVQVADLVERFGVSAVTIRADLTHFESQGLANRTHGGANLVRTPPQEQDIHEKDALNLPLKESIGACAANLVQAGDNIIIDSGSTTMTLARHLRGRRDVTVMTNGLNIAWELANAAGINVLLTGGLLRQQSLSLQGSQAEASLNSYSFDTLFLGVDGLDLQFGLTTHDEAEARLNHRMVERARRIVVLTDASKFGRVSLHRIARLDQIHTVITDAGIDDATREGLQRLGIEVIIAEPPA from the coding sequence ATGCGCAACACCCGCTCCCGCCGGCAACAGATCCTGCAGCTGCTGATCGAGCACGGCTCGGTGCAGGTGGCCGATCTGGTCGAGCGCTTCGGCGTGTCCGCGGTGACGATCCGCGCCGACCTGACCCACTTCGAGTCGCAGGGCCTGGCCAACCGCACCCACGGTGGCGCCAATCTGGTGCGCACGCCTCCGCAGGAGCAGGACATCCATGAAAAGGATGCGCTGAATCTGCCCCTGAAGGAGTCCATCGGCGCCTGCGCGGCGAACCTGGTGCAGGCCGGTGACAACATCATCATCGACTCCGGTTCGACCACCATGACGCTGGCCCGCCATCTGCGTGGCCGCCGCGATGTGACGGTGATGACCAATGGCCTGAACATCGCGTGGGAACTGGCCAATGCTGCCGGCATCAATGTGCTGCTGACGGGCGGGCTGCTGCGTCAGCAGTCGTTGTCGCTGCAGGGCAGCCAGGCCGAGGCCAGCCTCAATTCCTACAGCTTCGACACCCTGTTCCTGGGCGTGGACGGGTTGGACCTGCAGTTCGGCCTGACCACCCACGATGAGGCGGAAGCGCGCCTCAACCACCGCATGGTCGAGCGCGCGCGGCGCATCGTCGTGCTGACCGACGCCTCCAAGTTCGGCCGTGTCAGCCTGCATCGCATCGCCCGCCTGGATCAGATCCATACCGTCATCACCGACGCCGGCATCGACGACGCAACCCGCGAGGGCCTGCAGCGGCTGGGCATCGAAGTGATCATCGCCGAGCCGCCCGCATGA
- a CDS encoding ROK family protein has translation MAELIAHACYGIDIGGTKIELVACDAAMQVTWRRRVATPQGDYDGFLRSVVALVADADAALGRNDAAIGIALPGVRDRRTGRQLSANVPALTGHSVAADLQARLQRPLHFGNDLQCFALSEAHGGAADGYPSMFGAILGTGAGGGFCLQGRLLSGFNGLAGEWGHWSVPGHLLQRHGLPLIDCACGLQGCVERYVSGSGLAMIERHLGGAAVDASAVIALAEGGDARARSALDIHRDLLGHSLAALVLALDPHVIVLGGGLSQYTPLYQQLPAAIAAHLFNGVQVPPIVPPRFGDAGGARGAALLACQPSFS, from the coding sequence ATGGCTGAGTTGATCGCCCATGCCTGCTACGGCATCGATATCGGCGGCACCAAGATCGAGCTGGTGGCGTGCGATGCGGCGATGCAGGTCACCTGGCGCCGCCGGGTGGCCACTCCGCAGGGTGACTACGATGGCTTTCTGCGGTCGGTGGTGGCGCTGGTCGCCGACGCCGACGCCGCACTGGGCCGCAACGATGCGGCCATCGGCATCGCGCTGCCCGGCGTGCGTGACCGCCGCACGGGCCGCCAGCTAAGTGCCAACGTGCCGGCGCTGACCGGCCACAGTGTGGCGGCCGACCTGCAGGCACGCCTGCAGCGTCCGCTCCATTTCGGCAACGACCTGCAGTGCTTCGCCTTGTCCGAAGCCCATGGCGGCGCAGCCGACGGCTACCCCAGCATGTTCGGCGCGATCCTCGGCACCGGCGCCGGTGGCGGCTTCTGCCTGCAGGGCCGCCTGCTGTCCGGCTTCAACGGCCTGGCCGGGGAGTGGGGCCACTGGAGCGTGCCGGGCCACCTGCTGCAGCGTCACGGCCTGCCGTTGATCGACTGCGCGTGCGGCCTGCAGGGCTGCGTTGAGCGCTATGTATCCGGCAGCGGCCTGGCGATGATCGAACGCCACCTGGGCGGCGCGGCCGTCGATGCCAGTGCGGTGATCGCACTGGCCGAAGGCGGCGATGCGCGTGCACGCAGCGCGCTGGACATCCACCGCGACCTGCTCGGCCACAGCCTCGCTGCGCTGGTGCTGGCCCTGGACCCGCATGTGATCGTGCTCGGTGGCGGCCTCTCGCAGTACACCCCGCTGTACCAGCAGCTGCCGGCGGCAATCGCTGCCCATCTGTTCAACGGCGTGCAGGTGCCGCCGATCGTGCCCCCGCGCTTCGGCGATGCCGGTGGCGCCCGCGGTGCCGCGCTGCTTGCCTGCCAACCCTCGTTTTCCTGA